One window from the genome of Thermococcus siculi encodes:
- a CDS encoding DUF257 family protein, translating into MEAFKKPVLTTKNDMDSLLGQIWPGGMTIIENSASFGGEFILHSFIHYSKRKGMPLVVEDIFDTLQIYATHLELMGVSLKNEDMKVIKVGGVEEVGDVIGRIQFENDPHVYQQKLEDELRKVETKGPYIHLVLGLERLLALQDSAYSTYTLLNLIRRKLGDKRAVNVYLIETSIVEGLRFNPLPMLEDIATSVAELLDDGELIRIKLRKSVFTLTMQKAYILVSPREILRWWE; encoded by the coding sequence ATGGAGGCTTTCAAGAAGCCCGTGCTAACGACCAAAAACGACATGGATAGCCTGCTCGGGCAGATATGGCCCGGCGGCATGACCATAATTGAAAACTCCGCCTCATTTGGAGGGGAGTTCATACTGCACTCGTTCATCCACTACTCAAAGAGAAAGGGAATGCCCCTCGTGGTGGAGGACATCTTCGACACGCTCCAGATTTACGCCACCCACCTGGAACTGATGGGGGTCTCCCTGAAAAACGAGGACATGAAAGTCATCAAGGTAGGAGGCGTCGAGGAGGTCGGAGACGTTATAGGCAGAATACAGTTCGAAAACGACCCCCACGTCTACCAGCAGAAGCTGGAGGATGAACTCAGAAAGGTGGAGACGAAAGGTCCTTACATCCATCTCGTGCTTGGCCTGGAGAGGCTCCTGGCCCTTCAGGACAGCGCGTACAGTACGTACACCCTCCTGAACCTTATCAGACGGAAGCTCGGCGACAAAAGGGCGGTAAACGTTTACCTGATCGAGACCTCCATCGTGGAGGGCCTCAGGTTCAATCCACTCCCCATGCTGGAGGACATAGCAACCTCCGTAGCGGAGCTGCTGGACGACGGGGAACTCATACGGATCAAACTCAGGAAGTCGGTCTTCACACTCACAATGCAGAAGGCCTACATCCTGGTGTCCCCCAGAGAGATACTCCGGTGGTGGGAGTGA
- the rtcA gene encoding RNA 3'-terminal phosphate cyclase — protein MGWVEIDGSYGEGGGQILRTAVALSVITGKAVRITRIRANRPNPGLRPQHLHGILALKELSGARVNGAQVGSTKLEFIPGKSRPRHIRVPIKTAGSITLVLQALLPAMAFVGGSFEVTGGTDVPWSPPVDYLKHVTLHALKRMGLNADIEVKRRGHYPRGGGLVVGEVKPWEKKRPLVALEWERIERFAGISHATNLPAHVAERQAKAAEERIRELYNVPVEIETEVSRSLGPGSGIVVWAETDKLRLGGDALGKRGKPAEVVGREAADELLEALTTRAAVDRFLGDQLIPFLAFAGGEIKVAEITNHLITNVWVVERFLGKVFEVEGEIGAPGTVRVIRKAEV, from the coding sequence ATGGGGTGGGTTGAGATAGACGGCTCCTACGGTGAGGGTGGCGGACAGATACTCAGGACGGCCGTCGCGCTGTCGGTCATCACCGGAAAGGCCGTCAGGATAACCAGGATCAGGGCCAACCGTCCCAATCCAGGTCTGAGGCCCCAGCACCTCCACGGGATCCTCGCTTTGAAGGAGCTAAGCGGCGCGAGGGTTAATGGTGCTCAGGTTGGCTCAACAAAGCTTGAATTCATTCCAGGAAAATCGAGGCCGAGGCACATTCGCGTGCCCATAAAGACCGCCGGCAGTATCACCCTTGTTCTCCAAGCCCTTCTGCCGGCAATGGCCTTCGTTGGCGGAAGTTTTGAGGTAACGGGCGGGACTGACGTCCCATGGAGTCCGCCGGTGGATTACCTTAAGCACGTAACCCTTCACGCCCTTAAGAGGATGGGCCTCAACGCGGACATCGAGGTTAAGCGCCGCGGTCACTACCCGAGGGGCGGCGGGCTTGTTGTTGGTGAAGTCAAACCTTGGGAGAAGAAACGGCCGCTCGTTGCTCTGGAGTGGGAGAGGATAGAGCGCTTTGCCGGGATAAGCCACGCGACCAACCTCCCGGCTCATGTCGCCGAGAGGCAGGCTAAAGCCGCTGAAGAGAGGATTAGGGAGCTGTACAACGTCCCAGTTGAAATAGAAACCGAGGTATCGCGCTCGCTCGGCCCGGGGAGCGGCATAGTGGTGTGGGCAGAGACGGACAAACTTAGGCTCGGTGGCGATGCTTTAGGAAAGCGGGGCAAGCCCGCAGAGGTTGTAGGAAGGGAAGCGGCGGATGAACTTCTGGAGGCGCTGACGACGAGGGCAGCCGTTGATAGGTTCCTCGGTGACCAGCTGATCCCCTTCCTGGCCTTCGCCGGCGGCGAGATAAAGGTGGCCGAGATAACTAACCACCTGATCACGAACGTCTGGGTGGTGGAGCGGTTCCTCGGGAAGGTGTTTGAGGTGGAGGGGGAGATAGGGGCGCCCGGAACGGTGAGGGTGATTAGAAAAGCTGAGGTTTAG
- a CDS encoding DUF257 family protein, translated as MEWEKAAEVMNRILPGETVLVEYTTSYIPEFLLRFFVDYSKRTGTALLIDDNFDTLHTIITHAEFMNLTIDLRDVYVQKTGGRIELGKVVAKVPFHSDPRIYLKNYEETSQRVFKEVPSPTINLVLGLENIFLIVRNPFDVYRILLAIQRFTGNKRRKAFYIVNRKVMESLPVNVLPELERISTTLIELSPYHTGANLRVKKSVNLSLAGKEVNIDARGWE; from the coding sequence ATGGAATGGGAAAAGGCTGCTGAAGTTATGAACCGCATTCTCCCGGGAGAAACGGTTCTGGTCGAGTACACCACCTCGTACATACCGGAGTTTCTTCTGAGGTTCTTCGTGGACTATTCAAAAAGAACCGGAACCGCTCTGCTCATAGATGATAACTTTGACACACTCCACACCATAATCACCCACGCGGAATTCATGAACCTGACCATAGACCTCAGAGACGTGTACGTCCAGAAGACTGGGGGGCGGATCGAGCTGGGAAAGGTCGTGGCGAAGGTTCCGTTCCATTCGGACCCGAGGATTTACCTCAAAAACTACGAGGAGACGAGCCAGAGGGTGTTCAAAGAGGTCCCATCTCCCACGATAAACCTCGTCCTTGGCCTTGAGAACATATTTCTGATAGTGAGGAATCCCTTCGACGTGTACCGCATTCTCCTTGCCATCCAGAGGTTCACTGGGAATAAGAGGAGAAAGGCGTTCTACATAGTCAACAGGAAGGTCATGGAAAGCCTGCCCGTCAACGTGCTACCCGAGCTTGAGAGGATATCAACGACCCTCATCGAGCTGTCACCTTACCACACCGGGGCCAACCTCAGGGTGAAGAAGAGCGTCAATCTCTCGCTGGCAGGAAAAGAGGTCAACATAGACGCACGGGGGTGGGAGTGA
- the pbp11 gene encoding tRNA-binding protein Pbp11 → MGVSLFRRFFRGKNKPEAGVEIVSRKPAGKFHVVGITHVLGKQVLGGVVLEGTIYPGYKLKGGGVAVIRGIYIQNREVDFAVEGDQVALVLEGTLKLKGDEVIEVYQS, encoded by the coding sequence GTGGGAGTGAGTCTCTTCAGGAGGTTCTTCAGGGGAAAGAACAAACCCGAAGCGGGAGTGGAGATAGTCTCAAGAAAGCCAGCGGGGAAGTTCCACGTTGTCGGAATAACCCACGTCCTCGGCAAACAGGTTCTCGGCGGTGTCGTGCTGGAAGGGACGATCTACCCGGGATACAAGCTTAAAGGCGGTGGAGTGGCTGTCATCAGGGGGATATACATCCAGAACAGGGAAGTGGACTTCGCGGTGGAGGGCGACCAGGTGGCTCTAGTTCTCGAGGGGACGCTAAAGCTTAAAGGCGACGAGGTCATCGAGGTCTACCAGTCGTGA
- a CDS encoding metallophosphoesterase, producing MLIGIMSDTHDNLPAIRKAVDLFNRENVELVIHAGDYVAPFVAWELKKLRAPLKGVFGNNDGERKGLYEALGIYDEILELEADGMKIAVTHGTDERIVRALARSKLYDVVVVGHTHRYEIREEGRTILVNPGEVCGYVTGVKSVALLDTRKREVRIVNIETGELLGAMSL from the coding sequence ATGCTGATAGGGATAATGAGCGACACCCATGACAACCTTCCGGCAATAAGGAAAGCCGTCGATCTCTTCAATCGTGAAAACGTCGAGCTGGTCATCCACGCCGGCGATTACGTCGCTCCATTCGTTGCGTGGGAGCTTAAAAAACTCAGGGCCCCGCTCAAGGGCGTCTTCGGCAACAACGACGGCGAGAGAAAGGGCCTCTACGAGGCGCTGGGAATATACGATGAGATACTTGAGCTGGAGGCGGACGGCATGAAGATAGCCGTCACCCACGGCACTGACGAGAGGATAGTCAGGGCACTGGCAAGGAGCAAGCTCTACGACGTCGTTGTCGTCGGCCACACCCACCGCTACGAGATAAGGGAGGAGGGCAGGACCATACTAGTAAATCCGGGCGAGGTCTGCGGCTACGTTACCGGAGTGAAGAGCGTCGCTCTGCTCGACACCCGGAAGAGGGAAGTCCGGATAGTGAACATCGAAACTGGGGAGTTGCTCGGGGCAATGAGCCTCTGA
- a CDS encoding LAGLIDADG family homing endonuclease, producing the protein MDREDMIERYARFLREYVDDEGREVYLNKLKDLLTLTPKRSLSIDWTHLNSFDPELAAELLENPEESILAAEDAIQIVLREPPLLKEEEFKVHARFFNLPHTLLVKELGSEHINRLIQVEGIITRVSEVKPFVEKAVFVCKDCGNEMVRLQRPYENLVKPAKCDACGSRNIDLDVEKSRFINFQSFRLQDRPESLKGGQMPRFVDAILLDDMVDTALPGDRVLVTGILRVILEQKDKRPIFKKVLEVNHIEQLSKEIEELEISPEDEQKIRELAKRKDIVDAIVDSIAPAIWGHKTVKKGIALALFGGVQRTLPDGTKLRGESHVLLVGDPGVAKCVDYDTKVVLADGSIKPIGELVDGAIETAKKNGTLGIVDDGYYAPIDLELYALDASTLKVRKVKANIAWKRTAPERMFRIKTASGREIRVTPTHPFFVFEEGVFKIRKAEELRVGDFIAVPRVIPAPGKLVNLKEAPIKKPKTAKSRLKLPEFADEEFWYVIGLITGEGYAQKRGGSATLYFTNNAEELIEKVREYLSKIGLSPAVRRSHKGKTAGEVYASSVELYSLLEWLGISETSAKKKVPPQLFSARNVDIKAFLRGYFDAEGTVDRRRPKITVVSASRDLLKGIQHLLLRFDIKSQFHETVSKATNGKMKKKKSYYRLFITGEDAVKFRDVIGFGLQRKMEVLREVTRNIKPNTNVDVIPGVGKVLRETRMRAGLTQREMGINRSTYLHYERGDRLPSREKLMVIAQTLKTRLPNSEEVKLLELLADSDIFWDRVEEVEEYTPEHLWVYDLQVPEHHNFIANDIFVHNSQILRYVANLAPRAIYTSGKSSSAAGLCVAPDSIIRTNFGQLKIGELVEKVIPEKVQDYKSVDAEKLGLYVKTQDGNRKVLRLWKLKAPEKLIKITGNGLNIVVTPETKLLTPNGWIEARNINGEVITEKGPVKVSKREMESPYEYVYDLTVEGSHSFIANGFVVHNTAAAVRDEFTGSWVLEAGVLVLADGGFALIDEFDKMSDRDRSAIHEALEQQSISISKAGITATLNSRTTVIAAANPKYGRFNRHKSLPEQLDLPPTLLSRFDLIFLLLDEPDEKIDASIAEHILKVRRGEAEAVTPKIPYDLLKKYIAYARKNVHPVLSREAMDEIKRYYVKMRKGFKRSGEEEGVQPIPVTARQLEALIRLSEAHARMRLSETVTREDARAAIQIIEDMIRKIATDEEGTLDISILEVGKSSKKINKIDRLIDIIKNLEGEGEFGAPEEKVLEAAKQAGIGTEKDVKKLIEDLKRDARIYEPRAGFYRVL; encoded by the coding sequence ATGGACAGGGAAGATATGATAGAGAGGTACGCGAGGTTTTTGAGAGAATACGTCGACGACGAGGGGAGAGAGGTCTACCTCAACAAGCTGAAGGACCTTTTAACGCTCACCCCGAAGCGCTCGCTCTCTATAGACTGGACGCACCTCAACTCCTTCGACCCGGAGCTCGCCGCCGAGCTTCTGGAGAACCCCGAGGAGAGCATTCTCGCCGCCGAGGATGCGATACAGATAGTCCTCCGCGAGCCGCCGCTCCTCAAGGAGGAGGAGTTCAAGGTCCACGCCCGCTTCTTCAACCTCCCACATACCCTCCTCGTCAAGGAACTCGGAAGCGAGCACATAAACAGGCTCATCCAGGTTGAGGGCATAATCACCCGCGTTAGTGAGGTCAAGCCCTTCGTGGAGAAGGCAGTCTTCGTGTGCAAGGACTGCGGAAACGAGATGGTACGCCTCCAGAGGCCCTACGAGAACCTCGTCAAACCGGCGAAGTGCGATGCCTGTGGCTCAAGGAACATCGATCTCGATGTGGAGAAGAGCCGCTTCATAAACTTCCAGAGCTTCCGCCTTCAGGACAGACCGGAGAGTTTGAAAGGCGGTCAGATGCCGCGCTTTGTAGATGCAATTTTGCTTGACGACATGGTTGACACCGCCCTGCCCGGCGATAGGGTTCTCGTAACGGGAATTCTCCGCGTCATCCTCGAACAGAAGGACAAGAGGCCGATCTTCAAGAAGGTCCTCGAGGTCAACCACATAGAGCAGCTCAGCAAGGAGATAGAGGAGCTGGAGATTTCGCCGGAGGACGAGCAGAAGATACGAGAGCTGGCGAAGAGGAAGGATATAGTGGATGCGATAGTCGATTCCATAGCCCCTGCAATCTGGGGGCACAAGACTGTGAAGAAGGGCATAGCCCTGGCGCTCTTCGGTGGAGTCCAGAGAACGCTGCCGGACGGGACGAAGCTGAGGGGAGAGAGCCATGTTTTGCTCGTTGGAGATCCGGGTGTGGCAAAGTGCGTTGACTACGACACAAAAGTCGTGCTGGCGGATGGAAGTATTAAACCAATTGGAGAGCTTGTTGATGGAGCTATAGAAACTGCCAAGAAAAACGGGACTCTTGGAATCGTTGATGATGGCTATTACGCACCCATAGACCTTGAACTCTATGCACTCGACGCTTCAACGCTTAAGGTTAGAAAAGTCAAAGCCAACATCGCGTGGAAGAGAACCGCTCCGGAGAGAATGTTCAGGATAAAGACCGCGAGTGGAAGGGAGATAAGGGTAACACCCACGCACCCGTTCTTTGTCTTTGAGGAGGGAGTCTTTAAAATCAGGAAAGCGGAAGAGCTGAGGGTTGGGGACTTCATTGCAGTTCCAAGAGTTATCCCCGCACCTGGAAAACTAGTAAACCTCAAAGAGGCACCCATCAAAAAACCAAAAACTGCAAAGAGCAGATTGAAGCTTCCAGAGTTTGCGGATGAAGAGTTCTGGTACGTTATTGGGCTGATCACTGGAGAAGGCTACGCCCAGAAACGCGGTGGTAGTGCGACCCTTTACTTCACAAACAACGCGGAAGAGCTGATAGAAAAGGTTCGCGAATACCTAAGCAAGATTGGACTTAGCCCAGCTGTGAGAAGGTCGCATAAAGGAAAGACTGCAGGGGAGGTTTATGCATCCAGTGTTGAGCTTTACAGCCTCCTTGAATGGCTCGGTATATCAGAGACCTCCGCGAAGAAAAAAGTTCCACCTCAACTATTTAGTGCCAGGAACGTCGATATAAAGGCCTTTCTCAGAGGATACTTTGATGCCGAAGGAACCGTCGATAGAAGAAGGCCAAAGATAACGGTTGTTTCCGCGTCAAGAGACCTCCTAAAGGGCATACAACACCTGCTATTGCGGTTCGACATCAAGTCTCAGTTCCACGAGACTGTGAGTAAAGCAACAAACGGGAAGATGAAGAAGAAAAAGAGCTACTACCGTCTTTTCATAACCGGGGAGGATGCAGTAAAGTTCAGAGATGTCATCGGATTTGGACTCCAGAGAAAGATGGAAGTTCTCAGGGAAGTGACTCGGAACATCAAACCCAACACGAACGTTGACGTCATTCCTGGCGTCGGCAAAGTCCTAAGGGAAACTAGGATGAGAGCAGGGCTTACCCAAAGAGAGATGGGAATAAACCGCTCCACATACCTTCATTATGAACGGGGAGACAGGCTACCTAGCAGAGAAAAGCTTATGGTTATAGCCCAAACTCTCAAAACCCGCTTGCCTAACTCAGAGGAGGTTAAACTCCTCGAACTCCTCGCCGACTCAGATATATTCTGGGACAGAGTGGAAGAGGTAGAGGAATACACACCAGAGCACCTGTGGGTCTATGACCTTCAGGTTCCAGAGCATCACAACTTCATAGCGAACGACATCTTTGTCCACAACAGCCAAATTCTCCGCTACGTCGCCAATCTGGCCCCGAGGGCAATCTATACGAGTGGAAAGAGCTCCAGCGCCGCAGGTCTCTGCGTTGCACCCGATTCAATAATCAGAACCAACTTTGGACAGCTCAAAATAGGTGAGCTAGTTGAGAAAGTCATACCAGAAAAAGTTCAGGATTATAAGAGCGTTGATGCTGAAAAGCTTGGACTTTACGTCAAGACTCAAGACGGGAACAGGAAAGTCCTTAGACTGTGGAAGCTTAAGGCTCCGGAGAAACTGATAAAGATAACTGGAAATGGGCTGAACATTGTAGTAACTCCCGAGACCAAGCTCCTAACTCCCAATGGATGGATAGAGGCCAGAAACATCAATGGAGAGGTTATCACTGAAAAGGGGCCAGTTAAGGTTTCCAAACGTGAAATGGAATCTCCTTATGAGTACGTCTACGACCTCACCGTCGAAGGTTCACACAGCTTCATAGCCAACGGTTTCGTCGTCCACAACACTGCGGCAGCAGTCCGCGACGAGTTCACCGGTTCCTGGGTTCTCGAAGCGGGTGTCCTCGTTCTCGCAGACGGCGGGTTCGCTCTAATCGACGAGTTCGACAAAATGAGCGACCGCGACAGGAGCGCTATACATGAAGCACTGGAGCAGCAAAGCATCAGTATCAGTAAGGCGGGCATCACGGCGACCCTAAACTCCAGAACCACCGTCATAGCGGCCGCAAACCCGAAGTACGGGCGCTTCAACCGCCATAAGAGCCTTCCGGAGCAGCTCGACCTTCCACCTACTTTGCTCAGCCGTTTCGACCTCATATTCCTCCTCTTAGATGAGCCGGACGAGAAGATCGACGCCAGCATAGCGGAGCACATCCTCAAGGTGAGGAGGGGAGAGGCCGAGGCGGTAACACCGAAGATACCCTACGACCTCCTCAAGAAGTACATAGCCTACGCGAGGAAGAACGTCCACCCCGTTCTCAGCAGGGAAGCCATGGACGAGATAAAGCGCTACTACGTCAAGATGAGGAAGGGCTTCAAGCGCTCCGGCGAGGAGGAAGGAGTCCAGCCGATTCCGGTCACTGCCAGACAGCTGGAGGCGCTTATCCGTCTGAGCGAGGCCCACGCTAGGATGAGGCTCAGCGAAACCGTCACGAGGGAGGACGCGAGGGCGGCAATCCAGATAATCGAGGACATGATAAGGAAGATCGCAACCGACGAGGAGGGAACGCTGGACATATCGATCCTTGAGGTGGGCAAGAGCTCCAAGAAGATAAACAAGATAGACAGGCTCATCGACATCATAAAGAACCTCGAAGGGGAGGGTGAATTCGGAGCGCCGGAGGAGAAGGTACTTGAGGCGGCGAAGCAGGCGGGAATCGGCACGGAGAAGGACGTTAAAAAGCTGATCGAAGACCTCAAGAGGGACGCCAGAATATACGAGCCGAGGGCCGGCTTCTACAGGGTGCTCTGA
- a CDS encoding type II toxin-antitoxin system VapC family toxin: MGEGFLIDTNVLIYYLADAIPGEELPRVEEILKESFNVSIITKIEFLGWKGHTPEGFEKSKEFISFAHVIPLTEDIAELAIELRRMKSIKLPDAVIAATALRYGYTLVTRNVGDFKGIEGLRIYNPFEKIDGKG, encoded by the coding sequence ATGGGAGAGGGATTTCTGATAGACACGAACGTTCTCATCTACTACCTCGCCGATGCCATTCCTGGGGAAGAGCTTCCCAGAGTGGAGGAAATTTTGAAGGAGAGCTTCAACGTCTCGATAATCACGAAAATAGAGTTTCTGGGTTGGAAAGGGCACACTCCGGAGGGATTTGAAAAGTCAAAGGAGTTCATAAGCTTTGCCCATGTAATTCCCCTTACCGAAGATATTGCTGAACTCGCAATCGAGCTTAGGAGAATGAAGAGCATAAAGCTTCCGGATGCAGTAATAGCTGCCACTGCCCTGAGATACGGCTACACCCTCGTGACGAGAAACGTTGGGGACTTCAAGGGCATTGAAGGGCTTAGAATTTACAACCCGTTTGAAAAGATTGACGGGAAGGGTTAG
- a CDS encoding TatD family hydrolase — protein MIIWDDHFHVDPYHGLFLEAVKEFHRAGGTHLVVVYKTAHDYGFPGLKAEDFMKAMDFHIELVGRINKETPVKAYAVVGVHPAEFDYLAREKGLEYAKNEVMRALEYAQKLCLEGKAIGIGEIGRPHYPVPEEIWNASIELMKYGMSLAKEADCAVQLHTESFDEEKFRELGKYVREVGIKPYKVVKHFSPPLVKVAEEVGVFPSIIASRKNIKAAIEQGNRFMMETDYIDDKRRPGAVLGPKTVPKRTKAFLQNGLFTEEDVYKIHMENPEKVYGVEVGE, from the coding sequence ATGATAATCTGGGACGACCACTTCCACGTTGACCCATACCACGGGCTGTTTTTGGAGGCTGTGAAGGAGTTCCACAGAGCGGGCGGAACTCACCTCGTTGTCGTTTACAAGACCGCCCACGACTACGGCTTCCCCGGACTCAAGGCGGAGGACTTCATGAAGGCGATGGACTTCCACATCGAGCTGGTCGGGAGGATAAACAAAGAAACCCCAGTGAAGGCCTACGCGGTGGTTGGAGTTCACCCGGCTGAGTTCGACTACCTGGCGAGGGAGAAAGGCCTAGAGTACGCCAAAAACGAGGTCATGAGGGCTTTGGAATATGCACAGAAGCTCTGCCTCGAGGGGAAAGCTATAGGTATCGGTGAAATCGGCAGGCCCCACTATCCAGTCCCCGAGGAGATATGGAACGCCAGCATCGAGCTGATGAAGTATGGTATGAGCCTGGCTAAGGAAGCCGACTGCGCCGTTCAGCTCCACACCGAGAGCTTCGACGAGGAGAAGTTCAGGGAGCTGGGGAAGTACGTTAGGGAGGTCGGGATAAAGCCATACAAGGTTGTGAAACACTTCTCGCCGCCGCTGGTTAAGGTGGCGGAAGAGGTCGGCGTCTTCCCGAGCATAATAGCAAGCAGGAAGAACATCAAAGCTGCAATAGAACAGGGAAACCGCTTCATGATGGAGACCGACTACATAGACGACAAGAGAAGGCCCGGGGCGGTTCTCGGACCGAAGACTGTCCCAAAGAGAACGAAGGCCTTCCTCCAGAATGGACTCTTCACGGAGGAGGACGTTTACAAAATCCACATGGAGAACCCGGAGAAGGTCTACGGGGTCGAGGTAGGGGAGTAG
- the shyA gene encoding NAD(P)-dependent hydrogenase/sulfhydrogenase 2 subunit alpha: MIIELREFARVEGNGKAEIVIEDGDVKDVRLKIVEGPRFFELLTLGRHYYDVPDLEARICAICYLAHSVASVMGIERAFGVEVPEEIQLLRELGLIGEFLESHALHLYLLVAPDVFGYPDAIRMATKHGELVKEGLALKAFGNRLRELIGGREIHGINVKPGGFGRYPTQEGLEEVERQSEALLRLAKRAVRLFAQLDPYGERVKHFVVTDGYLWGKRLIAEDKEPFHYTERIEERSLVYSFAKQSRYNGEDFFVGALSRLLLKNEMLTPEAKRLFEEHRERLETGYVSYNNLAQAIELVYSLERAGEIAKTLLDRGINGENVPVEPREGEGIGYVEAPRGVLIHHYRTDSEGRITYSNIITPTALNHAMIEASLLREAKALYGEADEGDMIQRLEETVRAFDPCISCSVHLVKL, from the coding sequence ATGATAATCGAGCTGAGGGAGTTCGCCAGAGTGGAGGGGAACGGTAAGGCGGAGATAGTGATAGAGGACGGTGATGTTAAGGACGTGAGGCTCAAGATAGTCGAAGGGCCGCGTTTCTTTGAGCTGCTGACCCTCGGGAGGCACTACTACGACGTTCCGGATTTAGAGGCCAGGATATGCGCCATCTGCTATTTAGCCCACAGCGTCGCATCGGTCATGGGGATAGAGAGGGCCTTCGGAGTTGAGGTTCCAGAGGAGATTCAGCTGTTGAGGGAGCTGGGCCTCATCGGGGAGTTCCTTGAGAGCCACGCGCTGCACCTGTATCTGCTCGTCGCCCCCGACGTCTTTGGATATCCGGACGCAATAAGGATGGCCACGAAACACGGCGAGCTTGTGAAGGAGGGGCTGGCTCTGAAGGCCTTCGGGAACAGGCTGAGAGAACTTATAGGCGGAAGGGAGATACACGGCATAAACGTTAAACCCGGCGGCTTTGGGAGGTATCCCACGCAGGAGGGACTGGAGGAGGTTGAGAGGCAGAGCGAGGCTCTCCTGAGGCTCGCCAAGAGGGCCGTGAGGCTCTTCGCCCAGCTTGACCCATACGGCGAAAGGGTAAAGCACTTCGTCGTTACGGACGGCTACCTGTGGGGGAAGAGGCTGATCGCCGAGGACAAGGAACCGTTCCACTACACCGAGAGAATAGAGGAACGCTCCCTCGTTTACAGCTTCGCCAAGCAGAGCCGCTACAACGGGGAGGACTTCTTCGTGGGTGCCCTGTCGAGACTCCTGCTGAAGAACGAAATGCTGACTCCCGAGGCCAAGAGGCTCTTCGAGGAGCACCGGGAGAGGCTTGAGACCGGTTATGTGAGCTATAACAACCTGGCACAGGCGATAGAACTTGTCTATTCCCTTGAGAGGGCTGGAGAGATAGCGAAGACCCTCCTAGACCGCGGAATTAACGGGGAGAACGTCCCGGTCGAGCCAAGGGAAGGGGAAGGGATAGGCTACGTCGAGGCGCCGAGGGGAGTCCTCATACACCACTACCGCACCGATTCAGAGGGCAGAATCACATACTCCAATATAATAACACCAACGGCACTAAACCACGCCATGATAGAGGCCAGCCTGCTGAGGGAAGCCAAAGCCCTCTACGGTGAAGCAGACGAGGGGGACATGATACAGAGGCTTGAGGAGACTGTAAGGGCCTTCGATCCGTGCATATCCTGCTCGGTGCACCTCGTGAAGCTGTGA